The nucleotide sequence GCGACCTTTTGCGCGATCGGAATCCGGTGCCGGACCACCTCATCCCGATCGATGCCGAGCAGACGGGCGAGTTCTCCAGGGTGGGGGGTGAGGATCGGCGGGAGTGGAACATCGCGCAGCATTTCCAGGTTCGGTCCAAGGGCATTGATTCCATCGGCATCCACAACGATCTGCGCCTTGGCGGTGTTCACGACTGCCCGGATCAGCTCGGCGGTCTCGGGATGCGTAGACAGGCCGGGACCGATCGCAATAACCCGTTTGCCCTGCATCAGATCCAGGACCCTCTCCAGGGCGGCGTGGGCAATCGTGCGCTCTCTGGTCTCAGGGAGCGGCTCGGTCATCACCTCTGTAAGCTTGGCCTCCATGGCGTCGTTCAGGCTCTCAGGCAACGCCAGCGTCACTAACCCTGCGCCGATTCGAAGCGCGGAAAGGGCGCACATCGCCGCTGCCCCGGTCTTACCCGGCGAGCCGGCCAGGACCAGGACGTGACCATACGTCCCTTTGTGGGCATTCGGGTCGCGTGGCGGGAGTACACTTGCCAGATCCTCAGCCTGCACGAGCGAGACATCGAGAAGCGGATCGGTGAGCAGTTGCCTTGGCAGGCCGATGTCTACCGTCACGACCCGACCGGCACAGGAGGCCGCCGGATAGAGGATCAGTGCCCGCTTCGGCAGACCGAAGGTGACAGTGAGGACCGCGTTGATGCTCGGTCCGGGGATGATCCCTTCATCACTGTTCAGGCCGGAGGGGATATCGAGGGCCACGATCGGCTTACCGGATCGGTTAAGCAGCTCGATAGCCTCGCCCAAGAGACCCTTGGCAGGCCCAGTCGTCCCAGTTCCCAGGATGGCGTCCACGACGACGTCTGCTCGTTCAATCGTCCCCTGAATGACCTCGATCTCCTGACTGATCGCCGCTTCATGGATCGGTACGCCTAATTTTCGAGTGATCTCGACATTCGTCCGCGCATCCCCCTTGATCTCCGCCTGCCGAGCCAGCAGAAACACCTCAACCGTGATCCCGCGGTTAAAGAGGTGACGCGCCACGACAAGGCCATCGCCGCCGTTGTTCCCCTTGCCACAGATCACGGCGACGCGGCTTCGCGTGAGATTCGGGAACGCGCGCTCCAGTTCCAGGACCGCCTGAAGTCCGGCGTTCTCCATCAGCAGCAGCGACGGGATGGCGTACTCCTCGGTCGCCCGTCGATCAAGCCGACGCATCTGGCTCGCCGTCACAACGCTCACGGCCATCGTCCCCTCCTCGTCGCGCACTCTCTATCTGTCGTCAGTAGCCACAACACAGGCCATCGCGTAGTCACCATCGTGCGTGAGACTCACCAGCATCTGCGTGATCCCAAGGCGGGCTGCGACCTCCCGGGCGCAGCCCGACAGGACCACGCTGGACGGCTCACGCCCGCCGCCCACGATCTGTACATCCTGCCACACCACCCCCTGCCCCCATCCGGTGCGAAGCGCCTTGAAGGCCGCCTCCTTTGCCGCAAAGCGGGCCGCGAGGTGTCGTCCGGGCGACCGGTGGCCTCTCAAGCGCGCCTGTTCCTCCGCTGTGAAGAGACGATCGAGCAGACGGGTGCCGTGACGCGCAACGGCACGTTCGAATCGTCCGATCTGCACGGCGTCGATGCCGATCCCGATCACCATCACCGTCCCCCCGCACCGTCCTTCTCCATCGCCGCAAGCATCTCGTGGATCGCTCGCTCCAGCCCCACAAGAACGGCCCTGGCGATGATACTGTGGCCAATACTCAACTCCTCCACCTCCGGGATCGCTGCTACCGGCCCGACATTGCGATAGTCCAGGCCGTGCCCGGCATTGATCCGAAGGCTCAACTCTCTTCCCACTGTCGCCGACTGAATGAGGCGAGTCAACTCAACCTGTTGCGCCTTGTAATCTCGCGCCTCCGCATACGATCCGGTGTGAAGCTCGACGAAGTCGGCGCCGGCGCGCGCAGCGGCCGATAACTGATCGCGTTCCGGGTCGATGAAGAGACTGACAACAATGCCGTCCTCTCGCAAGCGGCGCACACACCTCCCCACCTCATCGACGTGTCCGTGAACGTCCAGTCCTCCTTCAGTGGTAAGCTCCTCACGCCGCTCCGGAACGAGCGTCACCATCTCCGGTTTGAGCGCCAGCGCGATTCGGATCATCTCTTCTGTAGCGGCCATCTCCAGGTTCAGCTTCGTCTTGACCAATCGTCTAAGAAGTTCGACATCCCGATCCTGGATATGCCGGCGGTCTTCACGCAGGTGTACGGTAATCCCGGACGCACCGGCCAGCTCAACCAGCACGGCCGCCTGGACCGGGTCAGGTTCCTGCCCCCGTCTTGCCTGTCTAATCGTCGCGATATGATCGACGTTCACACATAACCCAACCATCACTCGCACCTCACAACCAGGGTATAGGGTCTAGGGTTTAGGGTAAGGGATAGAACCGGTTTTAACCAAGTTCTTTTTCGATCACCAGCGCAATCTCTCGAGCCAGTCGCTCAACTTTCGCCGGCTCCTCGCCTTCCACCATCACACGAGCCACCGGCTCCGTGCCGGATAAGCGAACCAGGACTCGTCCTCGACCTCCCATACCCGCCTCCGCCGCTTGAATCGCCTCCTGCACCCGTGGAAGCGCCTCGATGGCGGCTCTGCGCCTGACAGGCACGTTGATCAAGATCTGAGGGTACGAGGTCATGCATGCCTTGAGTTCCGAAAGCGGCTTCCCACACCTCTGTATGATGGCCAGCACCTGCAGGGCGGTCACGATCCCGTCTCCGGTGGTATGGTGTTCGAGGAAGATGATATGCCCGGACTGCTCGCCCCCCAGCATGTATCGCTTCGCCAGCATTTCCTCCAGGACGTACCGATCGCCCACCGCGGCGCGAACAACCTTGATCCCTGCCTCTTGCATCGCGACATCCAAGCCGATGTTGCTCATGACAGTCGCGACGATCGTATCTTCGCGCAGACGGCCTTCTCGCTTCAGGTCGAGGGCACAGAGCGCGAGGATGTGGTCGCCATCTACCACCTCACCCTGTTCGTCCACAAACAGGACTCGGTCCGCGTCCCCGTCATGGGCAAACCCGAGGTGCGCCTTGTGTTGCACTACCGCCTGCCGCAGTCCTTCCGGATACAACGCGCCGCATCCTTTATTGATGTTGGTCCCGTCAGGCTCGACGTTGAGCGACACCACCTCGGCACTCAACTCTCTGAGGACTGCGGGCGATACCTTGTAGGCCGCGCCGTTGGCACAATCAACCACTACCCGCATTCCTTTCAGCGTCATTCCCTTGGGAAGGCTGTTTTTCGCAAATTCGATATAGCGGCCGACGGCATCGCCCACCCGGTAAGCCTTGCCGATCTCACGGGGCGCCGCTCTGATTCCATCAATCTCTCCGTTGCCGATCAGCTCCTCGATCCGTTGCTCCATCGCATCCGGCAGCTTCAGGCCATCGTGAGAAAAGAACTTGATGCCGTTATCCTCGTACGGGTTATGGGAGGCCGAAATCGCCACTCCGGCATCGGCTCGGAGGCTTCGCGTCATAAAGGCAATCCCAGGCGTCGGGAGCGGGCCGACTAACAGCACGTCCACGCCCATCGAGGTGATTCCCGCTGTCAGCGCCGTCTCCAGCATATAGCCGGTCAGGCGTGTGTCCTTCCCGATGACGATCGCAGGCCGCTCGCTTGTCCCGCGTAGGAGATGAGCCGTTGCGCGCCCCACCTTGACCATGGTCTCCGGAGTCATCGGCTCCCTGTTGGCTACACCCCGAATCCCGTCGGTGCCGAATAGTTTTCGCACGATCACTCCTTTCTCCTCAATGCGCCTCGCCCTTGCGGTCACGCTACGAAGACGAGGGCCTGGGATTAGCCCTGATCTCAACTGAGACCTGGACGTGGACGGGCCCTTCCACTTTGACTAATTTCCCGAGAGGTTCAAGAGAGGTCAAGACACCAAAGTCATGAGATCGACCTTCAATACTGATAGTCGAGGTATAGACCTTCTCCAGACGATTCACTTCGCTCCTCGGTCCAACCAACCGAACATGATCAGGGTGCGCAGAGGCCCGCTTGAAATAATACCCTGAGGTCGGATTCCCTTCCACGCGGGCTGCGACCCGCACCGTACGCTCTGTCACTGATTCTACGACGAGGCGAACCCACCTCGGCGAGACCTGGACGACTTCCACTCCGCGAGGGACATCAACTTGGTCGGACTTCACAGCAATGAGGTTCTCCCCTTCTTTCAGGGTTGAGAGATCCAGATTCACGTCTATCTCGTTGGGTGACAGGCCCGAGATCAGACTTTTCGGACCACGCAACTGGACCGTGACGAAGTCTCCCGGAACATTGAGGAGGGCCGTATTTTTCGGAAGCCGTGCGAGCGTGAGCGGAGCATTCAACGTACGCTCATCCCTCTGCTCCCCTGCGACCACCATCCATAGGGCAACAGCGAGGCCCAAAGAGGAGAGCTTGAGACCGAGATTATCAAAGAGTCCTCTGGACATGATCCTCTTACAGCTTTCCGTCCATGCTTCGACCAGCTCAGCACGAACGGTAATTGTGAAATACGACGCCGGCCCTCAGATGCTGATCCCTCGAGCTAGACCAGACAGACCTGATAGACCAGGGGATGTCTAACCGCTGATCGCTGATGGTGCTGCCACTTCTCTCGGCTTAGCGCCGGAACCGCCCCCACGAGGCGGTCCCAAACGCTCCACGAGCAGGCGGCGCAGCATCTGAGCATCAAGACCCTTACTGATGGCCCCCGCCTGAACCAGAGACACGCTACCCATCTCCTCCGAAACGACGATGACGATGGCGTCGGTTTCCTCTGTCAGCCCGATGGCTGCGCGATGGCGCGTCCCGAGCCCCTCGCTGACGTCGCTGGTGAGTGTCAAAGGCAACAAGCAGGAGGCGGCAGCCAGACGCCCGCCCTGAATCACGACCGCCCCATCGTGGAGCGGCGAACCAGGACAAAAGATCGATTCCAATAACCGCCTCGACACCCGTGCGTCA is from Candidatus Methylomirabilis sp. and encodes:
- a CDS encoding NAD(P)H-hydrate epimerase, whose amino-acid sequence is MAVSVVTASQMRRLDRRATEEYAIPSLLLMENAGLQAVLELERAFPNLTRSRVAVICGKGNNGGDGLVVARHLFNRGITVEVFLLARQAEIKGDARTNVEITRKLGVPIHEAAISQEIEVIQGTIERADVVVDAILGTGTTGPAKGLLGEAIELLNRSGKPIVALDIPSGLNSDEGIIPGPSINAVLTVTFGLPKRALILYPAASCAGRVVTVDIGLPRQLLTDPLLDVSLVQAEDLASVLPPRDPNAHKGTYGHVLVLAGSPGKTGAAAMCALSALRIGAGLVTLALPESLNDAMEAKLTEVMTEPLPETRERTIAHAALERVLDLMQGKRVIAIGPGLSTHPETAELIRAVVNTAKAQIVVDADGINALGPNLEMLRDVPLPPILTPHPGELARLLGIDRDEVVRHRIPIAQKVA
- the acpS gene encoding holo-ACP synthase yields the protein MVIGIGIDAVQIGRFERAVARHGTRLLDRLFTAEEQARLRGHRSPGRHLAARFAAKEAAFKALRTGWGQGVVWQDVQIVGGGREPSSVVLSGCAREVAARLGITQMLVSLTHDGDYAMACVVATDDR
- a CDS encoding pyridoxine 5'-phosphate synthase — protein: MVGLCVNVDHIATIRQARRGQEPDPVQAAVLVELAGASGITVHLREDRRHIQDRDVELLRRLVKTKLNLEMAATEEMIRIALALKPEMVTLVPERREELTTEGGLDVHGHVDEVGRCVRRLREDGIVVSLFIDPERDQLSAAARAGADFVELHTGSYAEARDYKAQQVELTRLIQSATVGRELSLRINAGHGLDYRNVGPVAAIPEVEELSIGHSIIARAVLVGLERAIHEMLAAMEKDGAGGR
- the glmM gene encoding phosphoglucosamine mutase codes for the protein MRKLFGTDGIRGVANREPMTPETMVKVGRATAHLLRGTSERPAIVIGKDTRLTGYMLETALTAGITSMGVDVLLVGPLPTPGIAFMTRSLRADAGVAISASHNPYEDNGIKFFSHDGLKLPDAMEQRIEELIGNGEIDGIRAAPREIGKAYRVGDAVGRYIEFAKNSLPKGMTLKGMRVVVDCANGAAYKVSPAVLRELSAEVVSLNVEPDGTNINKGCGALYPEGLRQAVVQHKAHLGFAHDGDADRVLFVDEQGEVVDGDHILALCALDLKREGRLREDTIVATVMSNIGLDVAMQEAGIKVVRAAVGDRYVLEEMLAKRYMLGGEQSGHIIFLEHHTTGDGIVTALQVLAIIQRCGKPLSELKACMTSYPQILINVPVRRRAAIEALPRVQEAIQAAEAGMGGRGRVLVRLSGTEPVARVMVEGEEPAKVERLAREIALVIEKELG
- a CDS encoding CdaR family protein — protein: MSRGLFDNLGLKLSSLGLAVALWMVVAGEQRDERTLNAPLTLARLPKNTALLNVPGDFVTVQLRGPKSLISGLSPNEIDVNLDLSTLKEGENLIAVKSDQVDVPRGVEVVQVSPRWVRLVVESVTERTVRVAARVEGNPTSGYYFKRASAHPDHVRLVGPRSEVNRLEKVYTSTISIEGRSHDFGVLTSLEPLGKLVKVEGPVHVQVSVEIRANPRPSSS